From Streptomyces durmitorensis, a single genomic window includes:
- a CDS encoding DUF742 domain-containing protein, translating to MTPPRRPVDIGDPDRLYTVTGGRSRADDDSFDLVTLVVSECEPTAGMQSEHVRILELCRHPTAVVEIAAEMKLPITVVRILLGDLLAMSRITARHPRAAGTAASIPDSALLKEVLHGLRNI from the coding sequence GTGACGCCGCCGCGCAGGCCCGTGGACATCGGTGACCCCGACCGGCTGTACACGGTCACCGGTGGCCGCAGCCGCGCCGACGACGATTCGTTCGACCTGGTCACTCTGGTGGTGAGCGAGTGCGAGCCCACTGCCGGGATGCAGTCGGAGCACGTACGGATCCTCGAACTGTGCCGGCATCCGACGGCCGTGGTGGAGATCGCCGCGGAGATGAAGCTGCCGATCACGGTGGTGCGGATCCTGCTGGGTGACCTCCTTGCGATGAGCCGGATCACCGCCCGTCATCCCCGCGCGGCCGGTACGGCCGCGTCGATCCCCGATTCCGCCCTTCTCAAGGAGGTGCTCCATGGGCTCCGCAACATCTGA
- a CDS encoding roadblock/LC7 domain-containing protein, producing MQTTDNSLTWLLQSLLKRTPGTRHALVLSRDGLKLCWSEHLTLDQADQLAAICSGIQALAQGASMEFGDGTGGVRHSMTEFHGGLLFIVEAGLGAHLAVVAEENADPGVVGHQMTELVEQIGEHLRAEPRAQDEGSGSS from the coding sequence ATGCAGACCACTGACAACAGCCTGACCTGGCTCCTGCAGAGCCTCCTGAAGCGCACCCCCGGTACGCGGCACGCCCTGGTGCTCTCCCGGGACGGCCTGAAGCTGTGCTGGAGCGAGCATTTGACGCTCGACCAGGCTGACCAGCTGGCGGCGATCTGCTCCGGCATCCAGGCGCTGGCCCAGGGTGCGTCCATGGAGTTCGGCGACGGCACCGGAGGCGTCCGGCACTCCATGACCGAATTCCACGGCGGGTTGCTCTTCATCGTCGAGGCCGGCCTCGGAGCGCACCTGGCGGTCGTGGCCGAGGAGAACGCCGATCCCGGTGTGGTGGGCCATCAGATGACCGAACTGGTCGAGCAGATCGGCGAACATCTGCGCGCCGAGCCGCGCGCGCAGGACGAAGGCAGCGGCTCCTCGTGA
- a CDS encoding sensor histidine kinase — protein MPVPAPPSPHRIAKARRPASAVPVVVLVVTAAAGAIASLSAPDNARVWTATSVAVGWLCLAIALVSGSLLAKRVHTAAAADHAEASSLKAQLARQGAESAHLVNVTLPTVVKRLRDGASANETLAQTAPPSDPQLRQIVQVFASVVEEAVRHAADVEARRDQAQGQLAQAADELDQLTAVTLPSAIERLREGASADTVLAGLEWPRNPLLRVPAESFVRELAYSERRAAAAQAASAKALSRVQAKSVGMLADLRDMQERHGVEVFGDLLRLDHSTSQLGLMTDRLALLMGGRSSRAWNKPIVMESILRGAVGRISAYQRVRLHCSTTVAIAGFAAEGVMHVLAELMDNAANFSPPIDEVHVYVEERSAGIVVTIEDSGLKMADAAMRRAEESVSGHVTDLASLQGTRLGLAVVGRLAAKYGMSINFRPSSRGGTGVVVLLPPQLLAQQRDPAPQQLAPRSIQPATAPAAPEAEAAPERPAAPETPAAPVLPPTAADPTPQPTPQPAAQARPSAATTNGLPVRAPGRTMAEAEREREQRRAASDAAAGAGAMAGDAGLLPRDAGSRFGAFHRARRAAGDVPGSPAAPDSPTESGPPPAE, from the coding sequence ATGCCCGTGCCTGCTCCCCCCAGCCCGCACCGAATAGCGAAGGCGCGGCGGCCCGCGTCGGCCGTGCCCGTGGTCGTGCTGGTGGTGACCGCTGCGGCCGGTGCCATCGCGAGCCTCTCGGCACCTGACAACGCCCGGGTCTGGACGGCGACTTCCGTCGCGGTCGGCTGGCTGTGCCTGGCGATCGCCCTCGTGAGCGGTTCGCTGCTCGCCAAGCGGGTCCACACGGCCGCCGCCGCGGACCACGCCGAGGCCTCCTCGCTCAAGGCGCAGTTGGCGCGCCAGGGCGCCGAGTCCGCGCATCTGGTGAACGTCACGCTGCCGACCGTCGTGAAACGGCTGCGCGACGGGGCGAGCGCGAACGAGACCCTGGCGCAGACGGCGCCCCCGTCGGATCCCCAGCTGCGCCAGATCGTCCAGGTCTTCGCGTCCGTGGTGGAGGAGGCCGTGCGGCACGCCGCCGACGTCGAAGCCCGGCGCGACCAGGCGCAGGGGCAACTCGCCCAGGCAGCCGACGAGTTGGACCAGCTGACGGCGGTGACCCTGCCCTCCGCGATCGAGCGGCTGCGCGAGGGCGCGTCCGCTGACACGGTCCTTGCCGGACTCGAATGGCCGCGCAATCCCTTGCTGCGGGTGCCCGCCGAATCGTTCGTACGAGAGCTCGCCTACAGCGAGCGGCGCGCCGCGGCCGCACAGGCGGCATCCGCCAAGGCGCTGAGCCGCGTGCAGGCCAAGTCCGTGGGCATGCTCGCCGACCTGCGGGACATGCAGGAACGACACGGCGTCGAGGTCTTCGGCGACCTGCTGCGCCTCGACCACAGCACCTCCCAGCTGGGTCTGATGACCGACCGTCTCGCCCTCCTCATGGGTGGCCGCTCCAGCCGCGCGTGGAACAAGCCGATCGTGATGGAGAGCATCCTGCGGGGCGCGGTGGGCCGGATCTCCGCCTATCAGCGGGTGCGGCTGCACTGCTCGACGACCGTGGCGATCGCCGGTTTCGCCGCCGAGGGCGTCATGCACGTCCTCGCCGAACTGATGGACAACGCGGCGAACTTCTCCCCGCCCATCGACGAGGTGCACGTCTATGTGGAGGAGCGCAGCGCCGGGATCGTCGTGACGATCGAGGACAGCGGTCTGAAGATGGCCGACGCGGCCATGCGCCGCGCCGAGGAGTCGGTCTCCGGCCATGTGACGGACCTGGCCTCTCTGCAGGGCACGCGCCTGGGCCTCGCCGTGGTCGGACGCCTCGCCGCCAAGTACGGCATGAGCATCAACTTCCGTCCTTCCTCGCGCGGCGGCACGGGCGTGGTGGTGCTCCTGCCGCCGCAGCTCCTGGCCCAGCAGCGCGACCCCGCTCCGCAGCAGCTCGCCCCCCGCAGCATCCAGCCGGCGACCGCCCCGGCGGCCCCGGAGGCCGAGGCCGCCCCGGAGCGGCCCGCCGCCCCCGAGACGCCCGCGGCCCCCGTCCTGCCCCCGACCGCGGCGGATCCCACCCCCCAGCCCACTCCCCAGCCCGCCGCGCAGGCCCGCCCCTCGGCCGCCACGACGAACGGCCTGCCCGTGCGCGCCCCCGGCCGCACCATGGCCGAGGCGGAGCGGGAGCGGGAGCAGCGCAGGGCGGCGTCCGATGCCGCGGCAGGGGCCGGGGCGATGGCCGGCGACGCGGGTCTTTTGCCGCGTGACGCCGGCTCCCGTTTCGGTGCCTTCCACCGTGCGCGGCGGGCTGCGGGCGACGTGCCCGGCTCCCCCGCGGCACCCGATTCCCCCACCGAGTCCGGGCCGCCGCCCGCCGAGTAG
- a CDS encoding VOC family protein codes for MAVKKTAVLVLDCAEPEELAEFYAALLGGTAGPGGDPDLIEVSDGQGIRLAIHRDNGYAPPSWPRPQDAQQAHLRILVARGDIDEAEREAVGLGARPVDTKDNSGSRDTRTYSDPAGHSFTLTVSAGPQAPG; via the coding sequence ATGGCTGTGAAGAAGACCGCGGTTCTCGTCCTGGACTGCGCGGAGCCCGAGGAGCTCGCGGAGTTCTACGCGGCGTTGCTCGGTGGCACGGCAGGACCGGGCGGGGACCCCGACCTCATCGAGGTCTCCGACGGGCAGGGCATCCGCCTGGCGATCCACCGGGACAACGGATACGCGCCTCCCAGCTGGCCGCGGCCTCAGGACGCGCAGCAGGCGCACCTGCGGATCCTGGTGGCCCGCGGCGACATCGACGAGGCGGAGCGCGAGGCCGTCGGCCTGGGCGCCCGGCCCGTGGACACCAAGGACAACTCGGGTTCCCGGGACACCCGGACCTACAGCGACCCGGCCGGTCACTCGTTCACCCTGACCGTGTCGGCCGGGCCACAGGCGCCCGGCTGA
- a CDS encoding MFS transporter: protein MTTVDEVAHTAWRYRWVVLGVATFTQAAAGFFVQGIGAMGIHLQRDLQLSTVQVGLLVSAAQLVPLVGLLVAGELLDRCDERWVVGAGAGVVSAGLLAGSAAPGYASLLLVLLLVGAGYSTVQPGGSKSVASWFGASQRGFAMGIRQAGLPLGAALASAALPFVAEAYGWRATLVAGGLVALLGSCVFLGFYRRPPVTAAPRGGGPRASLGTQLGARLRMLREPSMVRIMLTGTSLISVQYGVGILTVLHLHETASFGAGPAALVLVAVQGAGVVGRIALAAWSDRGTHGRYGSLVLCMAAVLMGMAVLMTPLGRAPAIASCTLVWLGFFGFGWYGPWVTYVSESAPPDRTGFALGLAMSVNQVAIVAMPPVLGLLKDLSGSFVPVWGVLSAMTAVALAVSARVRPGNRPRSCGRHGVCGPP from the coding sequence GTGACCACCGTCGACGAGGTGGCCCACACCGCCTGGCGCTACCGCTGGGTCGTCCTCGGCGTCGCCACCTTCACCCAGGCCGCTGCCGGGTTCTTCGTGCAGGGCATCGGGGCGATGGGCATCCACCTGCAACGCGACCTCCAGCTGAGCACGGTCCAGGTGGGCCTGCTGGTCTCGGCGGCCCAACTGGTCCCCCTGGTCGGGCTCCTCGTGGCCGGGGAGCTGCTCGACCGCTGCGACGAGCGCTGGGTCGTCGGGGCGGGCGCCGGTGTGGTCTCCGCGGGCCTGCTCGCGGGAAGCGCGGCGCCGGGGTACGCGTCCCTGCTCCTTGTGCTGCTGCTCGTCGGCGCGGGCTACAGCACCGTCCAGCCCGGCGGCAGCAAATCGGTGGCGTCCTGGTTCGGCGCGTCCCAGCGGGGCTTCGCGATGGGCATCCGCCAGGCGGGCCTTCCGCTGGGCGCCGCGCTCGCATCGGCCGCGCTGCCGTTCGTCGCGGAGGCGTACGGCTGGCGGGCGACGCTCGTGGCCGGCGGGCTCGTCGCGCTCCTCGGGTCCTGCGTCTTCCTGGGCTTCTACCGCAGGCCGCCCGTGACCGCCGCTCCCCGCGGCGGCGGGCCGCGCGCCTCGCTCGGGACACAGCTCGGCGCCCGGCTGCGGATGCTCCGCGAACCGTCCATGGTGCGGATCATGCTCACCGGGACGAGCCTGATCTCGGTGCAGTACGGCGTGGGCATCCTGACCGTGCTGCACCTGCACGAGACGGCGTCCTTCGGCGCCGGACCGGCGGCCCTTGTCCTGGTGGCCGTTCAGGGGGCGGGCGTCGTCGGCCGTATCGCCCTCGCGGCCTGGAGCGACCGCGGCACGCACGGCCGGTACGGCTCGCTGGTCCTGTGCATGGCCGCCGTACTCATGGGAATGGCCGTGCTGATGACACCGCTGGGCAGGGCGCCTGCGATCGCCTCCTGCACGCTCGTCTGGCTCGGCTTCTTCGGCTTCGGCTGGTACGGCCCCTGGGTCACCTACGTGAGCGAATCGGCTCCGCCGGACAGGACGGGATTCGCGCTCGGTCTTGCCATGTCCGTCAACCAGGTCGCCATCGTGGCGATGCCACCCGTGCTCGGCCTGCTCAAGGACCTGTCCGGCAGCTTCGTGCCGGTCTGGGGTGTCCTTTCGGCGATGACCGCCGTCGCCCTGGCCGTGTCGGCCCGGGTGCGGCCGGGCAACCGGCCCCGCTCATGTGGCCGACACGGCGTCTGCGGTCCACCGTGA
- a CDS encoding GNAT family N-acetyltransferase has translation MPQRTAVHTDIRPAAQEDITELVRLRALLFEDLGGAYFNPPSGDGGWRDALAVVLKDQLAAGSTRILVVDGDAGLAACAIGSVEQRLPGPHLPSGRVGLVIGVVTDPAHRRRGHSRSLLAGLLDWFREREVARVDLYASHEGEPLYRDLGFVDHPDPALYWRP, from the coding sequence ATGCCACAACGCACCGCGGTACACACCGACATACGTCCGGCGGCACAGGAGGACATCACCGAACTCGTGCGCCTGCGGGCCCTGCTGTTCGAGGACCTCGGCGGCGCCTACTTCAACCCGCCGTCGGGGGACGGCGGCTGGCGGGACGCCCTGGCCGTGGTCCTGAAGGACCAGTTGGCAGCGGGCAGCACGCGGATCCTCGTCGTGGACGGCGACGCGGGCCTGGCCGCGTGCGCCATCGGCTCGGTCGAGCAGCGGCTGCCGGGCCCGCACCTGCCGAGCGGCAGGGTCGGTCTCGTGATCGGCGTGGTCACCGACCCGGCGCACCGGCGACGCGGGCACAGCCGCTCGCTCCTGGCCGGCCTGCTCGACTGGTTCCGGGAGCGCGAGGTGGCCCGGGTGGACCTGTACGCCTCTCACGAGGGCGAGCCGCTCTACCGCGACCTCGGCTTCGTCGACCACCCGGATCCCGCGCTGTACTGGCGCCCGTGA
- a CDS encoding CGNR zinc finger domain-containing protein gives MHLNPYGEEVVNLAADLANRRPGTADELADRCRAAGLVLERPVTPEDLDRTQDALDAWEKVVDGTGEDERAELLNGMLAASAAHPRLTDHADTGWHLHYRDDRQPLGALLFQLISVGTALHLAGRGMHRLRRCAVTECVTIFADTSRTGRQRYCSQRCANRDAVRRHRARSLGQATA, from the coding sequence GTGCACCTCAACCCTTACGGCGAAGAGGTCGTGAACCTTGCCGCCGACCTGGCCAACCGGCGCCCCGGGACGGCCGATGAGCTCGCGGACCGCTGCCGTGCCGCCGGGCTCGTCCTGGAGCGTCCCGTCACGCCGGAGGACCTCGACCGCACCCAGGACGCACTGGACGCGTGGGAGAAGGTCGTCGACGGCACCGGCGAGGACGAGCGCGCCGAGCTGCTCAACGGAATGCTGGCGGCCTCCGCCGCCCACCCACGCCTGACCGACCACGCGGACACGGGCTGGCACCTGCACTACCGCGACGACCGGCAGCCGCTCGGCGCCCTGCTGTTCCAGTTGATCTCCGTCGGTACGGCCCTGCACCTGGCGGGGCGGGGCATGCACCGCCTGAGGCGGTGCGCCGTCACCGAGTGCGTCACGATCTTCGCCGACACCTCCCGCACCGGGCGCCAGCGCTACTGCTCCCAGCGGTGCGCCAACCGCGACGCGGTACGCAGGCACCGCGCGCGCTCCCTGGGCCAGGCGACCGCGTAG
- a CDS encoding phosphodiester glycosidase family protein, producing MALARRPFRAAAKVSVVAAAAVGLLAPGVVVDRYGDTAAAAASTAAVPGPIADWQHERLASGVDLYQGSVSGRPGADHWTVTVRANGAHLAAERDAQALAERVRGAGFGARAEAVAWPRGSDRHGVIGVRVRVGEYDARADADAERKALAAAGFDAVSEWTGADGVPGTGVARVKAAIVDPKRYRGALKGTYGKGVAGRETVSAMASGGDALLGVNAGFFVMEGKDGVPGAAAGIAAYDGELQSAATDGRIAAVLRGDGLRPEFKKLGTELRVRAGAASAVVDGVNRVPGLVRNCGGVGGDAPTQRPQHDVTCTDPDEIVRFTDELGADTPAGDGVEAVLDARGRVQEVRARGGAVPEGGSVLAGIGAGATWLREHAKQGSAVTVRQRILDERGRELKLGPQDDIVNGGPELVRDGKVAVNYAADGIEHPGDPSFAYTWGIKRNPRMLLGVDRQGRMLLVGADGRQPGYSDGLGLNEGAELMKSLGAVRAMALDGGGSVTMAVNGKVINSPSDGTERAVGDALLLMR from the coding sequence GTGGCCCTCGCACGCCGTCCGTTCAGAGCCGCCGCGAAGGTGTCGGTGGTCGCCGCCGCCGCGGTGGGACTTCTCGCCCCCGGTGTCGTCGTCGACCGGTACGGGGACACCGCTGCCGCTGCCGCGTCGACTGCCGCTGTCCCCGGGCCGATCGCCGACTGGCAGCACGAACGCCTCGCCTCCGGCGTCGACCTGTACCAGGGGAGCGTCTCGGGCCGCCCGGGGGCCGACCACTGGACGGTCACGGTGCGCGCGAACGGCGCCCACCTCGCCGCCGAACGGGACGCGCAGGCGCTGGCGGAACGGGTGCGCGGCGCCGGGTTCGGCGCGCGTGCCGAGGCGGTCGCGTGGCCGCGGGGTTCCGACCGGCACGGTGTGATCGGGGTGCGGGTCCGGGTGGGGGAGTACGACGCGCGGGCCGATGCCGACGCCGAGCGCAAGGCCCTGGCCGCCGCCGGGTTCGACGCGGTGAGCGAGTGGACCGGCGCCGATGGCGTGCCCGGCACCGGAGTCGCCCGGGTCAAGGCGGCGATCGTCGACCCGAAGCGCTACCGCGGTGCGCTGAAGGGCACGTACGGCAAGGGTGTGGCCGGTCGCGAGACGGTGAGCGCCATGGCCTCGGGCGGCGACGCCCTGCTCGGTGTCAACGCGGGCTTCTTCGTCATGGAGGGCAAGGACGGCGTGCCCGGAGCGGCGGCCGGAATCGCCGCGTACGACGGGGAGTTGCAGAGCGCGGCGACCGACGGCCGGATCGCGGCGGTGCTGCGCGGCGACGGCCTGCGCCCGGAGTTCAAGAAGCTCGGCACGGAGCTGAGGGTCCGCGCGGGCGCGGCGTCCGCGGTCGTGGACGGCGTCAACCGCGTGCCGGGCCTGGTGCGCAACTGCGGCGGTGTCGGCGGCGATGCCCCCACCCAGCGGCCGCAGCACGACGTGACCTGCACCGACCCCGACGAGATCGTGAGGTTCACCGACGAGCTCGGAGCGGACACCCCGGCGGGTGACGGGGTGGAGGCGGTGCTCGACGCGCGCGGACGCGTGCAGGAGGTGCGTGCGCGCGGCGGCGCCGTGCCCGAGGGCGGCAGCGTCCTCGCGGGCATCGGCGCCGGCGCCACCTGGTTGCGTGAGCACGCGAAGCAGGGCAGCGCCGTGACGGTGCGCCAGCGGATCCTGGACGAGCGGGGACGTGAGCTGAAGCTCGGCCCGCAGGACGACATCGTCAACGGCGGCCCCGAACTGGTGCGGGACGGCAAGGTCGCGGTGAACTACGCCGCCGACGGCATCGAGCACCCCGGCGACCCCTCCTTCGCGTACACCTGGGGCATCAAGCGCAACCCCCGCATGCTCCTGGGCGTCGACCGGCAGGGCCGCATGCTCCTGGTCGGTGCGGACGGGCGGCAGCCCGGCTACAGCGACGGGCTCGGGCTCAACGAAGGGGCGGAGCTGATGAAGTCGCTCGGCGCGGTGCGTGCCATGGCCCTGGACGGCGGCGGCTCGGTCACCATGGCCGTGAACGGCAAGGTGATCAACTCGCCGTCGGACGGCACCGAGCGCGCGGTGGGCGACGCGCTGCTGCTCATGCGCTGA
- a CDS encoding cytochrome P450 has product MIASLDPAAPADPAAPAAPALDPADPAFARDPYPYYARLREQGPAARVPLANGTYAWLVTGYERTRAVLADPRFSNVPPQGAGRPKGDSPAQRARACLARHMLNSDAPDHTRLRRLTTAAFAPRRVDALRPRIEELTAGLLREMAVRLRRDGSVDLVDAFAFPLPVLVVGEVLGVPEADRADLREWTYRVGSPADALEPGSVDEAWTGLYAYFTELIARKRRAPGSDLFSALTQDATEGGLDDGELLAMAFLLLFAGYETTMNLLASASLLLLTHPDELTAARRDPARWPAVIEETLRHASPLEGTTWRHTTEDVDLGEGVVIPAGASVLAVLAAANRDPRHFPEPDAFRPGRHMAGAGGTRPAPHAAFGHGPHFCVGSRLARLEATITLPRLLAAFPGLRLTADPAQLPYRPGLLVRGPRHVPVTTAPLPAPAVSA; this is encoded by the coding sequence GTGATCGCTTCCCTGGACCCCGCAGCCCCCGCAGACCCCGCAGCCCCCGCAGCCCCCGCCTTGGACCCCGCGGACCCCGCCTTCGCTCGCGACCCGTATCCGTACTACGCACGCCTGCGCGAGCAGGGGCCCGCCGCGCGGGTTCCCCTCGCCAACGGAACGTACGCCTGGCTCGTGACCGGGTACGAGCGGACGCGGGCCGTCCTCGCCGACCCCCGCTTCTCGAACGTGCCCCCGCAGGGCGCCGGGCGGCCGAAGGGTGACTCCCCCGCGCAGCGCGCCCGCGCCTGTCTGGCGCGGCACATGCTCAACTCCGACGCCCCCGACCACACCCGGCTGCGGCGGCTGACCACCGCAGCGTTCGCCCCGCGCCGCGTCGACGCGCTGCGGCCGCGGATCGAGGAGCTGACCGCCGGGCTCCTGCGGGAGATGGCGGTGCGGCTGCGCCGGGACGGGAGCGTGGACCTCGTGGACGCCTTCGCCTTCCCGCTGCCCGTCCTGGTGGTCGGTGAGGTGCTCGGGGTGCCGGAGGCCGACCGGGCGGATCTGCGGGAGTGGACCTACCGGGTCGGCTCGCCCGCCGACGCGCTGGAGCCGGGCTCGGTGGACGAGGCGTGGACAGGCCTGTACGCCTACTTCACCGAGCTGATCGCCCGCAAGCGACGCGCCCCCGGATCCGACCTGTTCAGCGCGCTCACGCAGGACGCGACGGAGGGCGGGCTCGACGACGGCGAGCTGCTCGCCATGGCGTTCCTCCTCCTGTTCGCCGGCTACGAGACCACGATGAACCTCCTCGCGTCGGCCTCGCTGCTCCTGCTCACGCACCCCGACGAGCTGACGGCCGCGCGGCGTGATCCCGCGCGCTGGCCGGCCGTCATCGAGGAGACGCTGCGCCACGCCAGCCCGCTGGAGGGCACGACGTGGCGGCACACGACCGAGGACGTGGACCTCGGCGAGGGCGTGGTCATCCCCGCGGGCGCGTCCGTCCTCGCGGTGCTCGCCGCCGCCAACCGCGACCCCCGGCACTTCCCGGAGCCGGACGCCTTCCGTCCGGGCCGCCATATGGCAGGGGCCGGCGGTACGCGCCCGGCGCCGCACGCCGCCTTCGGCCACGGACCGCACTTCTGCGTCGGCTCACGGCTCGCCCGTCTGGAGGCCACGATCACCCTCCCCCGGCTGCTCGCGGCCTTCCCCGGCCTTCGCCTGACGGCCGACCCGGCTCAACTCCCCTACCGGCCCGGCCTCTTGGTACGCGGTCCGCGCCACGTCCCCGTCACCACCGCTCCGCTGCCCGCCCCGGCCGTCAGCGCATGA
- a CDS encoding NADP-dependent isocitrate dehydrogenase, translating to MTDSTIIYTQTDEAPALATYSFLPVVRAYASTAGVAVESRDISLAGRIIALFPEFLEESQRIDDALAELGELAKTPGANIIKLPNISASIPQLKAAVAELQSQGYALPNYPDDPKTDAEKDIRARYDKVKGSAVNPVLREGNSDRRAPASVKNYAKAHPHRMGAWTADSKTNVATMGVDDFRSTEKSATIAEAGTLRIEFTGEDGSTTVLRESVPVLAGEVVDAAVLRVGPLREFLTAQIAKAKADGVLFSVHLKATMMKVSDPIIFGHVVRAFFPKTFAAYGDVLAGAGLTPNDGLGGILNGLGALPEGEQIKASFEAELAEGPELAMVDSDKGITNLHVPSDVIVDASMPAMIRTSGHMWGPDGGEHDTLAVLPDSSYSGVYQVVIDDCRANGAFDPATMGSVPNVGLMAQKAEEYGSHDKTFELAAPGTVRVLNEAGDVVLEQAVSTGDIFRMCQAKDAPIRDWVKLAVNRARATGSPAVFWLDETRAHDAQLIEKVKAYLPEHDTEGLQIEIMSPVDATAFSLERIRRGEDTISVTGNVLRDYLTDLFPILELGTSAKMLSIVPLMNGGGLFETGAGGSAPKHVQQLVRENYLRWDSLGEFLALASSFEHLAQTTDNASAQVLADTLDRATATFLEKDKSPTRRVGGIDNRGSHFYLATYWAQELAKQTADAKLAEAFAPLAKTLVEQEQTIVDELNAVQGSPADIGGYYQPDSAKAASVMRPSATLNKALGLLG from the coding sequence GTGACTGACTCGACCATCATCTACACCCAGACCGACGAGGCCCCGGCCCTCGCGACGTATTCGTTCTTGCCGGTGGTCAGGGCCTACGCCTCGACGGCCGGGGTCGCCGTGGAGAGCCGTGACATCTCCCTGGCGGGGCGCATCATCGCTCTCTTCCCCGAGTTCCTCGAGGAGAGCCAGCGCATCGACGACGCCCTCGCCGAGCTGGGCGAGCTGGCCAAGACGCCCGGCGCGAACATCATCAAGCTGCCGAACATCTCGGCGTCGATCCCGCAGCTGAAGGCGGCCGTCGCCGAGCTTCAGTCGCAGGGCTACGCACTGCCGAACTACCCGGACGACCCGAAGACCGACGCGGAGAAGGACATCCGCGCCCGTTACGACAAGGTCAAGGGCAGCGCCGTCAACCCGGTCCTGCGCGAGGGCAACTCCGACCGCCGCGCGCCCGCCTCGGTCAAGAACTACGCCAAGGCGCACCCGCACCGCATGGGTGCCTGGACGGCCGACTCGAAGACGAACGTCGCGACCATGGGCGTCGACGACTTCCGCTCCACCGAGAAGTCCGCGACCATCGCCGAGGCCGGCACGCTGCGCATCGAGTTCACGGGCGAGGACGGCAGCACCACGGTCCTGCGCGAGTCCGTACCGGTACTCGCGGGCGAGGTCGTCGACGCGGCCGTGCTGCGGGTCGGCCCGCTGCGTGAGTTCCTCACCGCGCAGATCGCCAAGGCCAAGGCCGACGGCGTGCTGTTCTCCGTGCACCTGAAGGCCACGATGATGAAGGTCTCCGACCCGATCATCTTCGGTCACGTCGTGCGCGCCTTCTTCCCGAAGACGTTCGCCGCGTACGGCGATGTGCTCGCCGGCGCGGGCCTGACCCCGAACGACGGTCTCGGCGGCATCCTCAACGGCCTCGGCGCGCTGCCCGAGGGCGAGCAGATCAAGGCGTCCTTCGAGGCGGAGCTGGCCGAGGGCCCCGAGCTCGCGATGGTGGACTCCGACAAGGGCATCACCAACCTGCACGTGCCCTCCGACGTCATCGTCGACGCCTCCATGCCCGCGATGATCCGCACCTCCGGCCACATGTGGGGCCCGGACGGCGGCGAGCACGACACCCTCGCGGTGCTTCCCGACTCCAGCTACTCCGGCGTGTACCAGGTCGTCATCGACGACTGCCGCGCCAACGGCGCCTTCGACCCGGCGACGATGGGCTCGGTGCCCAACGTCGGCCTCATGGCGCAGAAGGCCGAGGAGTACGGCAGCCACGACAAGACCTTCGAGCTCGCCGCGCCCGGCACGGTGCGCGTCCTGAACGAGGCCGGCGACGTCGTCCTGGAGCAGGCCGTCTCCACCGGCGACATCTTCCGGATGTGCCAGGCCAAGGACGCCCCGATCCGCGACTGGGTCAAGCTGGCCGTCAACCGCGCCCGTGCGACCGGCTCGCCGGCGGTGTTCTGGCTCGACGAGACCCGCGCGCACGACGCGCAGCTCATCGAGAAGGTCAAGGCGTACCTGCCCGAGCACGACACCGAGGGCCTCCAGATCGAGATCATGTCGCCGGTGGACGCGACCGCGTTCTCCCTGGAGCGCATCCGCCGCGGCGAGGACACCATCTCGGTCACCGGCAACGTGCTGCGTGACTACCTCACGGACCTCTTCCCGATCCTGGAGCTCGGCACCAGCGCCAAGATGCTCTCCATCGTTCCGCTCATGAACGGCGGCGGCCTCTTCGAGACGGGCGCGGGCGGCTCCGCCCCCAAGCACGTCCAGCAGCTGGTCCGCGAGAACTACCTGCGCTGGGACAGCCTGGGCGAGTTCCTCGCCCTCGCCTCCAGCTTCGAGCACCTCGCGCAGACCACGGACAACGCCAGCGCCCAGGTCCTGGCCGACACCCTCGACCGCGCGACGGCGACGTTCCTGGAGAAGGACAAGTCGCCGACCCGTCGCGTCGGCGGCATCGACAACCGCGGCAGCCACTTCTACCTGGCCACGTACTGGGCCCAGGAGCTGGCCAAGCAGACCGCGGACGCCAAGCTTGCCGAGGCGTTCGCCCCGCTGGCCAAGACGCTGGTCGAGCAGGAGCAGACGATCGTCGACGAGCTGAACGCGGTCCAGGGCTCGCCCGCCGACATCGGTGGCTACTACCAGCCCGACTCGGCCAAGGCCGCATCCGTGATGCGCCCTTCGGCCACGCTGAACAAGGCGCTCGGCCTGCTTGGCTGA